A region of the Roseovarius nanhaiticus genome:
CACGGGCGACTTGCCCGACACGACGACCGCCTCGGCGATGTAGCGCTCGAGATGCGGCATGTCGCGCACGATCTCCATCGCCCGTCCGCCCAGCACGTAGGAGGGGCGGATCACCAGCGGAAAGCCGATCCCCTCGGCAATCGCGAAGGCTTGGGCGTCGGTTGATGCGATGCCGTTATGCGGCTGCTTCAGATCCAGCCGGTTGACCAGATCCTGGAACCGCTCACGATCCTCCGCCAGGTCGATAGCGTCGGGCGAGGTGCCGAGGATCGGGATACCTTCGGCCTCCAGCGCATTGGCCAGCTTCAGCGGCGTCTGCCCGCCGAATTGCACGATCACACCGTGCAGCGTGCCGTTCTGCTGCTCGACGCGCAGGATTTCCATCACATGCTCGAACGTGAGCGGCTCGAAATAGAGGCGATCCGAGGTGTCGTAATCGGTGCTGACCGTCTCGGGATTGCAGTTGATCATGATCGTCTCGTAGCCCGCATCCGACAGCGCATAGCAGGCATGGCAGCAGCAATAATCGAACTCGATCCCTTGCCCGATCCGGTTGGGGCCGCCGCCGAGGATGACGACCTTTTTCGCCGCGCTGGGACGCGCCTCGCATTCCACGTCGCCCATCATCGGGGCCTCGTAGGTGGAATACATGTAGGGCGTCTGAGCTTCGAATTCGGCGGCGCAGGTGTCGATCCGCTTGAAGACGGCGGTGACGCCGGCGGCGCGGCGCGCGGCGCGCACGGCCTCCTCGGTCATGCCGGTCAGCATCGCGAGGCGCGCATCGGTGAAGCCCATCATCTTGAGGTGACGTAGCCCCGCCTCGCCGCTGGGCAGGCCTGCGCTGCGCACCTCTTCCTCGGCCTCGACGATCTCGCGGATCCGGGCCAGGAACCATGGGTCATACATGGTCACCGCATGGATATCGTCATCGCTCAGCCCATGGCGCATCGCCTGCGCGATCACGCGGATGCGGTCCGGCGTCTGCTTGGCCAGTGCGCGCGTGATGGCGGGCATTTCGGGTGCGCCCTCAATCTCGATCTCGTCGAAACCGCTCAGCCCCGTCTCCATAGAGGCCAGCGCCTTTTGGAGCGACTCGTGGATGGTCCGGCCAATCGCCATCGCCTCGCCCACCGATTTCATCGCCGTCGTCAGATGCGGCTCGCTGCCGGCGAACTTCTCAAAGGCGAAACGCGGGATCTTGGTCACGACGTAATCAATCGTCGGTTCGAAGCTGGCCGGGGTGACTTGCGTGATGTCATTGTCCAGCTCATCCAGCGTATAGCCCACGGCAAGCTTGGCCGCGATCTTGGCAATCGGAAAACCCGTGGCCTTCGACGCCAGCGCCGAGGACCGGCTGACGCGCGGGTTCATCTCGATCACCACCATGCGACCATCCACCGGGTTGATCGCCCATTGCACGTTCGAGCCGCCCGTTTCGACCCCGATCTCGCGCAGCACGGCGATGCTCTGGTTGCGCATCACCTGATATTCCTTGTCCGTAAGCGTCAGGGCAGGGGCCACGGTGATGCTGTCGCCGGTATGTACGCCCATCGGATCGACGTTTTCGATGGCGCAGACGATGATGGCATTATCGGCACGGTCGCGCACGACCTCCATCTCGAACTCTTTCCAGCCCAGCAGCGACTCGTCGATCAGGATCTGACCGACAGGCGAGGCATCAAGGCCCGTCTTGCAGTAATGCTCGTAATCGTCGCGGTTATAGGCCACGCCGCCGCCAGTACCGCCCAGCGTATAGGCGGGGCGGATGATTGCAGGAAGGCCAACGTAATCAATGGCATCCATGCATTCCTGCATGGTGTTGGCGATGGTCGCCTTGGGGTTCTCGATGCCCAGGCGGTCCATCGCCTCGCGAAAGAGCTTGCGGTCCTCGGCCATCTCGATCGCGGCGCGGTTGGCACCGATCAGCTCGACGCCGAACTTCTCCAGCACGCCCATATCCGCGACAGCCAGCGCGGTGTTAAGGCCGGTCTGCCCGCCCATCGTGGGCAAAAGGGCGTCGGGGCGCTCTTTCTCGATGATCTTGGTAACGATTTCGGGCGTGATCGGCTCGATATAGGTGGCATCGGCAAGGCCCGGATCCGTCATGATCGTCGCGGGGTTCGAATTGACCAGGATGACGCGGTAACCTTCTTCCCGCAGTGCCTTGCAGGCCTGGGCGCCCGAATAGTCGAACTCGCAAGCCTGTCCGATGATGATGGGCCCGGCCCCGATGATCATGATGGATTTGATATCGTCGCGCTTTGGCATGGCGGTCCCCATTTGGCAGCTGTGATCGCGCGAGGCCCGCCAGGGCGCATCGAGAGCTTGGGTCGGCGCAAGGGTGCGAGCGGCGGGCGCGCAAATTGTTGGCGTTATATCCATGCATCCGCG
Encoded here:
- the carB gene encoding carbamoyl-phosphate synthase large subunit — encoded protein: MPKRDDIKSIMIIGAGPIIIGQACEFDYSGAQACKALREEGYRVILVNSNPATIMTDPGLADATYIEPITPEIVTKIIEKERPDALLPTMGGQTGLNTALAVADMGVLEKFGVELIGANRAAIEMAEDRKLFREAMDRLGIENPKATIANTMQECMDAIDYVGLPAIIRPAYTLGGTGGGVAYNRDDYEHYCKTGLDASPVGQILIDESLLGWKEFEMEVVRDRADNAIIVCAIENVDPMGVHTGDSITVAPALTLTDKEYQVMRNQSIAVLREIGVETGGSNVQWAINPVDGRMVVIEMNPRVSRSSALASKATGFPIAKIAAKLAVGYTLDELDNDITQVTPASFEPTIDYVVTKIPRFAFEKFAGSEPHLTTAMKSVGEAMAIGRTIHESLQKALASMETGLSGFDEIEIEGAPEMPAITRALAKQTPDRIRVIAQAMRHGLSDDDIHAVTMYDPWFLARIREIVEAEEEVRSAGLPSGEAGLRHLKMMGFTDARLAMLTGMTEEAVRAARRAAGVTAVFKRIDTCAAEFEAQTPYMYSTYEAPMMGDVECEARPSAAKKVVILGGGPNRIGQGIEFDYCCCHACYALSDAGYETIMINCNPETVSTDYDTSDRLYFEPLTFEHVMEILRVEQQNGTLHGVIVQFGGQTPLKLANALEAEGIPILGTSPDAIDLAEDRERFQDLVNRLDLKQPHNGIASTDAQAFAIAEGIGFPLVIRPSYVLGGRAMEIVRDMPHLERYIAEAVVVSGKSPVLLDSYLSGAIECDVDALCDGENVHVAGIMQHIEEAGVHSGDSACSIPPYTLGADVIAEIERQTIALARALKVVGLMNVQFAVKDGEIYLIEVNPRASRTVPFVAKATDSAIASIAARLMAGEPLSNFPHRGAYPADATPGSLPMADQMTLADYAMPWFSVKEAVMPFARFPGVDTILGPEMRSTGEVMGWDVSFARAFLKAQMGAGVVLPTEGQVFFSVKEADKTAQITEAAQIMVDMGFTIVATRGTAAFLKAEGIACTTVNKVYEGRPNIVDMLKNNEIAVVMNTTEGALSVEDSREIRSVALYDKIPYFTTAAASLAAAQAMRARNEGDLTVMPLQGPSAA